The following coding sequences are from one Penaeus monodon isolate SGIC_2016 chromosome 21, NSTDA_Pmon_1, whole genome shotgun sequence window:
- the LOC119586300 gene encoding serpin B12-like — MTPMMKQAASLRYGEFDHIAARVLELPYAGGAMSMFLLLPMGEGTQGFASMVTRLNENNMQAVTLGNNLVKKDVDLLLPRFRLEQTVSKTLIPALQNMGIIDIFDSRKVDLTGFGPLRNITVDKAIHKAFVEVNEEGTEAAAVTAAILVFKSASSSRDDLPIQFHCNRPFVFLIQDNDTQNILFMGAFKNPRGRAQ, encoded by the exons ATGACCCCTATGATGAAACAGGCCGCGTCCCTTAGATATG GTGAGTTCGACCACATCGCCGCAAGGGTCCTGGAACTGCCCTACGCCGGTGGTGCCATGTCCATGTTCCTTTTGCTTCCCATGGGCGAGGGGACTCAAGGCTTCGCTAGCATGGTAACAAGGCTGAACGAAAACAATATGCAAGCCGTGACCCTCGGGAATAACTTGGTCAAGAAGGATGTCGACCTTCTGTTGCCGAGATTCAGGCTTGAGCAAACAGTTTCCAAGACTCTAATCCCG GCTCTTCAGAACATGGGGATCATCGATATCTTTGACAGCAGGAAAGTGGACTTAACAGGTTTTGGACCTCTGCGAAACATCACCGTCGACAAAGCCATACACAAGGCCTTTGTGGAGGTGAACGAAGAAGGCACAGAGGCTGCTGCGGTAACGGCGGCCATCCTAGTGTTCAAGTCGGCGTCGAGCAGTCGAGACGACCTGCCCATCCAATTCCACTGTAACCGCCCTTTCGTCTTCCTCATCCAGGACAACGATACCCAAAACATTCTCTTCATGGGAGCCTTTAAGAACCCGCGAGGAAGGGCTCAGTGA